In the Mauremys mutica isolate MM-2020 ecotype Southern chromosome 13, ASM2049712v1, whole genome shotgun sequence genome, one interval contains:
- the LOC123348888 gene encoding olfactory receptor 5A1-like: MAKLLLWNETSVTEFILLGFSESHEVQILLFVLFLLFYLVALVGNTLLLITLSAEQSLHTPMYFFLGNLSFLEICYTTNIFPCMLASFLTEAKSISFSGCMAQFYLFGSLGGTECLLLSMMSYDRYLAICNPLRYAAVMSRGMCLCLAAASWISGFVITLVTILFMSSLRFCGPNEIDHFFCDFSPLLKLACSDTYLFKKVSFFLSSTLTLVPFLLTMVSYIYILSAILNRPSTAGSQKAISTCSSHLVVVTAFYGTLIVMYVVPAADHSLDLNKVFSIFYTMVTPMVNPLNYSLRNREVHEALKRLVDRKFISCWKEKSGKM; the protein is encoded by the coding sequence ATGGCAAAGCTCCTCCTATGGAATGAAACATCAGTCACGGAGTTCATACTGCTGGGATTTTCAGAGAGCCATGAAGTGCAGATCCTACTCTTTGTGTTGTTTTTACTTTTCTATCTTGTAGCCCTGGTGGGAAACACCCTCCTGCTCATCACACTGTCCGCTGAGCAGAGCCTTCAtacccccatgtactttttcctggGTAACCTCTCCTTCCTGGAGATCTGCTACACAACCAACATATTCCCCTGTATGCTAGCCAGCTTCCTCACTGAGGCAAAATCAATCTCTTTCAGTGGCTGTATGGCCCAGTTTTATCTGTTTGGTTCCTTGGGTGGCACCGAGTGTCTCCTCCTGTCCATGATGTCGTATGACCGGTATCTAGCAATATGCAATCCGCTCCGCTATGCAGCTGTTATGAGCAGGGGCATGTGCCTTTGCCTGGCAGCTGCCTCCTGGATCAGTGGCTTTGTGATCACCTTGGTGACCATTCTGTTCATGTCGAGCTTAAGATTCTGCGGTCCCAATGAAATAGATCATTTCTTCTGTGATTTCTCCCCGCTCCTGAAGCTGGCCTGCTCAGATACTTACCTCTTCAAAAAGGTCTCCTTCTTCTTGTCTTCCACTCTGACACTGGTCCCTTTTTTGTTAACCATGGTGTCCTATATTTATATCCTATCTGCCATCCTCAACCGCCCGTCCACCGCTGGGTCACAAAAGGCCATTTCCACTTGCTCATCTCACCTTGTAGTAGTCACCGCATTCTATGGGACTCTGATTGTTATGTATGTGGTACCAGCCGCTGACCACTCCCTAGATCTGAATAAAGTCTTCTCCATCTTCTATACCATGGTGACCCCCATGGTGAATCCCCTCAATTATAGTCTGAGGAACAGGGAAGTACATGAAGCCCTAAAGAGGCTGGTAGATAGAAAATTTATTTCTTGTTGGAAAGAAAAGAGTGGGAAGATGTGA